In one Thermaerobacter sp. PB12/4term genomic region, the following are encoded:
- a CDS encoding ArsI/CadI family heavy metal resistance metalloenzyme — MRVHVGLPVTDLAASVDFYRRFLGRSPSRVLPGYAQFLLDEPALNLALTATKAAETGEGAAPPATPGYHFGIEVESVAAVRSALQRVQNSGLKAKAETDVLCCYSRQEKFWVEDPDGHRWEVFFVAERYSSDEPGSGCCEPAGASACCAGCCAG, encoded by the coding sequence ATGCGGGTTCACGTCGGCCTCCCCGTCACCGACCTTGCGGCATCCGTCGACTTCTACCGGCGCTTCCTGGGCCGGTCGCCGAGCCGCGTGCTACCCGGTTACGCCCAGTTTCTTCTGGACGAGCCCGCCCTCAATCTTGCGTTGACCGCAACGAAGGCGGCAGAAACCGGCGAAGGTGCGGCGCCACCGGCCACCCCAGGGTACCACTTTGGGATCGAAGTGGAATCGGTCGCCGCCGTCCGGTCCGCCTTGCAAAGGGTGCAAAACAGCGGCCTGAAGGCGAAGGCCGAAACGGATGTCCTGTGTTGCTACTCGCGGCAGGAAAAATTCTGGGTGGAGGACCCTGACGGTCACCGCTGGGAAGTCTTCTTCGTAGCGGAACGCTACAGCAGCGACGAGCCGGGTTCCGGCTGCTGCGAGCCCGCCGGCGCCTCTGCCTGTTGCGCCGGATGCTGTGCGGGATGA
- a CDS encoding aminodeoxychorismate/anthranilate synthase component II, with product MSLRVLVIDNYDSFTYNLVQLLAELGARVEVFRNDAIDGEGVEARDPDAVVLSPGPCTPHEAGCSMEVVRRLDARRPLLGVCLGHQAIAAALGGRVVRGPEPVHGMASAVFHDGTGLLAGLPSPLEAGRYHSLVVDPASLPPELEACAWTADGLIMGLRHRHRPVYGLQFHPESVLTPQGRDILQQFLAIAGRLQAERRRVQPRPTPPGPQGRPAAVPAAADPQAVPAGSSPRVEEGS from the coding sequence GTGAGCCTGCGGGTGCTGGTGATCGACAACTACGACTCCTTTACCTACAACCTGGTCCAGCTGCTGGCCGAGCTGGGTGCCCGGGTGGAGGTCTTCCGCAACGACGCCATCGACGGGGAGGGGGTGGAGGCCCGGGATCCCGACGCGGTGGTCCTCTCCCCGGGGCCCTGCACTCCCCACGAGGCCGGCTGCTCCATGGAGGTGGTGCGCCGGCTGGATGCCCGTCGCCCCCTGCTGGGGGTGTGCCTGGGGCACCAGGCCATCGCCGCCGCCCTGGGGGGCCGGGTGGTGCGGGGCCCGGAGCCCGTCCACGGCATGGCGTCGGCGGTGTTCCACGACGGCACGGGACTGCTGGCGGGCCTGCCCTCGCCCCTGGAGGCCGGCCGGTACCACTCCCTGGTGGTCGACCCCGCCAGCCTGCCCCCCGAGCTGGAGGCCTGCGCCTGGACCGCCGACGGCCTGATCATGGGCCTGCGGCACCGGCACCGGCCGGTCTACGGCCTGCAGTTCCATCCCGAGTCGGTGCTGACGCCCCAGGGCCGGGACATTCTCCAGCAGTTCCTCGCCATTGCCGGCCGGCTCCAGGCCGAGCGCCGCCGGGTGCAGCCCCGGCCCACGCCGCCGGGGCCCCAGGGCCGCCCGGCGGCGGTGCCGGCGGCTGCGGACCCGCAGGCGGTGCCGGCCGGTTCGTCCCCACGGGTGGAGGAGGGGTCCTGA
- the trpA gene encoding tryptophan synthase subunit alpha yields MDPAVAGGAVGGGAAAGGPAAGGVAAGAEVAEPVNRLDGALARARSEGRAALIVYVTAGHPDLAVTRQLVPALFAAGADVVEVGMPFSDPLADGPTIQQSTQKALARGVRLAGVLDLVRDLRVQGVDGALVLLTYANPLLVRGLLDDPGPLAAAGLDGVIVPDLPMVERGRAEAAFRAAGLHLIPMVAPTSSPEHVRRAAAGRGGFVYCVSVTGVTGARRNLPEELPAWLDRVRSAGPRPVAIGFGVSGPEQARALAAHADGVIVGSALVERIEEAARDSSSTDEQARVRAVVDAATAFVTTLRRALTGNRP; encoded by the coding sequence GTGGATCCAGCGGTAGCCGGTGGGGCGGTAGGGGGTGGAGCGGCGGCCGGTGGGCCGGCGGCCGGTGGGGTGGCGGCCGGCGCGGAGGTGGCCGAGCCGGTCAACCGCCTTGACGGCGCTCTGGCCCGGGCCCGCTCCGAGGGGCGGGCGGCGCTGATCGTGTACGTCACGGCTGGGCACCCCGACCTGGCGGTCACCCGGCAACTGGTGCCCGCGCTGTTCGCCGCGGGCGCCGACGTGGTGGAGGTGGGGATGCCCTTTTCCGATCCCCTGGCCGACGGGCCCACCATCCAGCAGTCGACCCAGAAGGCCCTGGCCCGCGGGGTGCGGCTGGCGGGGGTCCTGGATCTGGTGCGCGACCTGCGGGTCCAGGGCGTGGACGGGGCCCTGGTGCTGCTGACCTACGCCAACCCCCTCTTGGTCCGTGGCCTGCTGGACGACCCCGGCCCCCTGGCCGCCGCCGGCCTGGACGGGGTGATCGTCCCCGACCTGCCCATGGTGGAGCGGGGCCGGGCCGAGGCCGCCTTCCGGGCGGCCGGACTGCACCTGATCCCCATGGTGGCGCCCACCAGCTCGCCCGAGCATGTGCGGCGGGCCGCAGCCGGGCGGGGCGGGTTCGTCTACTGCGTCTCGGTGACGGGGGTGACGGGGGCGCGGAGGAACCTGCCCGAGGAGCTGCCCGCGTGGCTGGACCGCGTCCGGTCGGCGGGGCCGCGGCCGGTGGCCATCGGCTTTGGCGTCTCGGGGCCGGAGCAGGCCCGGGCCCTGGCCGCCCATGCCGACGGCGTCATCGTGGGCTCCGCCCTGGTGGAGCGGATCGAGGAGGCGGCCCGGGATAGCTCGTCCACAGACGAACAGGCGAGGGTTCGCGCGGTGGTGGATGCGGCGACCGCCTTCGTGACGACCCTTCGGCGGGCTCTGACGGGGAACCGGCCTTGA
- the trpD gene encoding anthranilate phosphoribosyltransferase: MESNALQAALARVLSGRDLTAAEAEAAMDVIMSGAATPAQVAGYLVALRMKGETPAEIAGSARAMRRHATPVPTRRQGVMDTCGTGGDGRHTFNISTLAAIVAAAAGVPVAKHGNRSVSSRCGSADVLEALGVPLDLDPAALGRCLDEVGIAFLFAPRLHGAMRHAAGPRRELGIRTIFNLLGPLTNPAGARYQLLGVYAAELVEPVARVLAELGVERALVVHGAPGLDEMSVCGPTLVGRVDGQQVSLVTVEPAAAGLPVYPLEAIAGGDPARNAAIARQVLEGRRGPYRDAVLLNAAGALLAAGRVGDLREGVAEAARLLDSGAAAAKLEEWVRLAQALAPRPAGEVAG; this comes from the coding sequence ATGGAGAGCAACGCCCTGCAGGCGGCCCTGGCCCGGGTGCTCTCGGGCCGCGACCTGACGGCCGCCGAGGCCGAAGCGGCCATGGACGTCATCATGTCCGGGGCGGCCACCCCGGCCCAGGTGGCCGGCTACCTGGTGGCCCTGCGCATGAAGGGGGAGACGCCGGCGGAGATCGCCGGTTCGGCCCGGGCGATGCGGCGCCACGCCACCCCGGTGCCCACCCGGCGCCAAGGGGTGATGGACACCTGCGGCACCGGGGGCGACGGCCGCCACACCTTCAACATCTCCACCCTGGCGGCCATCGTGGCGGCGGCCGCGGGGGTGCCTGTGGCCAAGCACGGCAACCGGTCCGTTTCCAGCCGCTGCGGCAGCGCCGACGTGCTGGAGGCCCTGGGCGTGCCCCTGGACCTGGATCCGGCGGCCCTGGGCCGCTGCCTGGACGAGGTGGGCATCGCCTTCCTCTTCGCGCCCCGGCTCCACGGGGCCATGCGCCATGCCGCCGGCCCCCGCCGGGAGCTGGGGATCCGGACCATCTTCAACCTGCTGGGCCCGCTGACGAACCCGGCCGGGGCCCGCTACCAGCTGCTGGGCGTCTACGCGGCCGAGCTGGTGGAGCCGGTGGCCCGGGTGCTGGCCGAGCTGGGGGTGGAACGGGCCCTGGTGGTCCACGGGGCGCCGGGCCTCGACGAGATGTCCGTGTGCGGTCCCACGCTGGTGGGCCGGGTGGACGGGCAGCAGGTGTCCCTCGTGACGGTGGAACCGGCCGCCGCCGGGCTGCCGGTGTACCCCCTGGAGGCCATTGCCGGCGGCGACCCCGCCCGCAACGCGGCCATCGCCCGCCAGGTCCTGGAGGGCCGCCGGGGGCCGTACCGGGACGCGGTGCTGCTCAACGCCGCCGGCGCCCTGCTGGCCGCCGGCCGGGTGGGCGACCTGCGGGAAGGGGTGGCCGAGGCGGCCCGGCTCCTGGACAGCGGTGCGGCGGCCGCCAAGCTGGAGGAGTGGGTGCGCCTGGCCCAGGCGCTGGCCCCCCGGCCGGCAGGGGAGGTGGCGGGATGA
- a CDS encoding indole-3-glycerol-phosphate synthase: MTQGALAGRLAAIVASVERRLAERQARRPEAVLERAVEEVLARKPRRSLAAALAGGRRRPAPAVIAEIKRASPAAGRLAGTGGGSFDPEAQARAYVEGGAAALSVVTEPDHFQGDVADLGRVRPLGLPVLRKDFIVSRYQLLESVLAGADAVLLIARIVPPRSLARLVRAAEEAGLEPFVEVNDRRDVEAAVAAGARLIGVNHRDLDTFTLDPGRFAELVPLLPEEAIRVAASGIATPLRARELHALGADAVLVGEALMRSGHPAGWLRQLAAGAGGEAP, translated from the coding sequence ATGACCCAGGGCGCCCTGGCGGGCCGGCTGGCCGCCATCGTGGCCAGCGTGGAGCGGCGCCTGGCGGAGCGGCAGGCCCGGCGGCCCGAGGCCGTGCTGGAGCGGGCGGTGGAAGAGGTGCTGGCCCGGAAACCCCGCCGCAGCCTGGCGGCGGCCCTGGCCGGAGGGCGCCGGCGGCCGGCGCCGGCGGTGATCGCCGAGATCAAGCGGGCCTCGCCGGCGGCCGGGCGCCTGGCAGGCACCGGGGGCGGGAGCTTTGACCCCGAGGCGCAGGCCCGCGCTTACGTGGAAGGCGGTGCGGCGGCCTTGAGCGTGGTGACCGAACCGGATCACTTCCAGGGCGATGTGGCGGATCTCGGGCGGGTGCGGCCCCTGGGGCTGCCGGTGCTGCGCAAGGATTTCATCGTCAGCCGGTACCAGCTTCTGGAGTCCGTGCTGGCCGGGGCCGACGCCGTGCTGCTCATCGCCCGCATCGTGCCGCCCCGGTCGCTGGCCCGGCTGGTGCGGGCGGCCGAAGAGGCGGGCCTCGAGCCCTTCGTCGAGGTCAACGACCGCCGGGACGTGGAGGCGGCCGTCGCCGCGGGGGCGCGGCTGATCGGCGTGAACCACCGGGACCTGGACACCTTCACCCTCGACCCCGGCCGGTTTGCGGAACTGGTGCCCCTCCTGCCGGAGGAGGCCATCCGGGTGGCCGCCAGCGGCATCGCCACCCCCCTGCGGGCCCGGGAGCTGCACGCCCTGGGAGCCGACGCCGTGCTGGTGGGTGAGGCGCTGATGCGCAGTGGCCATCCGGCCGGGTGGCTTCGCCAGCTGGCGGCCGGGGCAGGGGGTGAGGCTCCGTGA
- a CDS encoding phosphoribosylanthranilate isomerase produces MSTAGLWIKICGLRDAATARAALEAGADALGFVFAPSPRQVDPATVARIVAGLPRERVPAGTGEAGSAGDFGPRPALVGVFVNASLAEILSTARQAGLTHVQLHGDEPEDLVAALQAEGLRVIRAVAAAARDAPVGTAAGRGEAGGPREAAGAGGEGRPGAATTTAREGRPPDLQQALATRADRVLLDAAVPGRRGGTGQRADWAAAACLARRRPLILAGGLDPENVAEAVRVVRPWGVDVSSGVERARGVKDPERIARFIAAARAAAGGGHEPVRGKPPASHGTRDGLARDRKGPWR; encoded by the coding sequence GTGAGCACGGCCGGTCTCTGGATCAAGATCTGCGGCCTGCGGGACGCGGCCACCGCCCGGGCGGCCCTTGAGGCGGGCGCCGACGCCCTAGGCTTCGTCTTTGCTCCGAGCCCCCGCCAGGTCGACCCGGCCACCGTGGCCCGTATCGTGGCCGGGCTGCCGCGGGAGCGGGTACCGGCGGGGACCGGCGAGGCCGGTTCCGCCGGCGATTTCGGGCCGCGCCCTGCCCTGGTGGGGGTGTTCGTCAACGCCTCGCTGGCCGAGATCCTGTCCACTGCCCGCCAGGCCGGGCTGACCCACGTCCAGCTCCACGGCGACGAGCCGGAGGACCTGGTGGCTGCCCTCCAGGCCGAGGGTCTGCGGGTGATCCGGGCGGTGGCGGCGGCGGCGAGGGACGCCCCGGTCGGGACAGCCGCGGGCCGCGGTGAAGCCGGGGGCCCCCGCGAAGCCGCCGGCGCCGGCGGGGAAGGACGCCCCGGCGCAGCTACGACCACGGCCAGGGAAGGGCGGCCCCCCGACCTGCAGCAGGCCCTGGCCACCCGGGCCGACCGCGTGCTGCTGGATGCGGCGGTGCCCGGCCGGCGCGGGGGAACGGGGCAGCGGGCCGACTGGGCGGCAGCCGCCTGCCTGGCCCGCCGGCGGCCGCTGATCCTGGCCGGGGGGCTTGACCCCGAGAACGTGGCCGAGGCGGTGCGGGTGGTGCGCCCCTGGGGCGTCGACGTCTCCAGCGGGGTGGAACGGGCCCGCGGGGTCAAGGATCCCGAGCGGATCGCCCGCTTCATCGCCGCCGCCCGGGCTGCGGCCGGCGGCGGCCACGAGCCGGTTCGGGGCAAGCCGCCGGCAAGCCATGGGACAAGAGATGGGCTGGCCCGGGATAGGAAGGGACCGTGGCGGTGA
- a CDS encoding SgrR family transcriptional regulator, with amino-acid sequence MDEIARVWGCSRRAAQQMLRRLARWGLVAWRPQPGRGGRSHLRVMVHPAHAYFDRAAVAMEREQWAEAAFWLSEILRECPCIPQVPSLLAEVRIRLGLPPATSGWACCGG; translated from the coding sequence GTGGACGAGATCGCCCGAGTCTGGGGATGTTCTCGCCGTGCCGCCCAGCAGATGCTGCGGCGCCTGGCCCGGTGGGGCCTCGTCGCCTGGCGGCCCCAACCCGGCCGGGGTGGAAGGTCCCACCTGCGGGTGATGGTCCATCCCGCCCACGCCTATTTTGACCGGGCGGCGGTCGCCATGGAACGCGAGCAGTGGGCGGAAGCTGCGTTCTGGTTGTCCGAAATCCTGAGGGAATGCCCCTGTATCCCCCAGGTGCCTTCCCTGCTGGCAGAGGTCCGGATCCGGCTGGGGCTGCCGCCCGCCACCAGCGGATGGGCCTGCTGCGGGGGATGA